A portion of the Cellulophaga algicola DSM 14237 genome contains these proteins:
- a CDS encoding carboxymuconolactone decarboxylase family protein — translation MPNQIEEFNAYRSKMNDKLLADNNKIIKRIFNLDTNAFASGALDVKTKELLGLVASAVLRCDDCVKYHLESSHNEGATKEEVMETLSIATLVGGTIVVPHLRRAYEYWEELEAQEKE, via the coding sequence ATGCCTAATCAAATAGAAGAATTCAACGCCTACCGTTCTAAAATGAACGATAAGCTACTCGCTGATAATAATAAAATAATTAAAAGAATCTTTAATTTAGACACAAATGCTTTTGCATCTGGTGCTCTTGATGTTAAAACTAAAGAACTTCTAGGACTTGTAGCTTCGGCTGTTTTACGTTGTGATGATTGCGTAAAGTACCATTTAGAAAGTTCTCATAACGAGGGTGCTACTAAAGAAGAAGTTATGGAAACCTTAAGTATCGCTACTTTAGTGGGTGGTACAATTGTGGTTCCACACCTACGTAGAGCTTACGAATATTGGGAAGAACTAGAAGCACAAGAAAAAGAATAG
- the tatC gene encoding twin-arginine translocase subunit TatC, producing MAKKKDTVDMSFLDHLEELRWHLIRSTLAVLIVSSVAFAFSRYIFDWVIFAPSKMNFVTYRFFCDIAKFFNFTSDFCAEELPFTIQSRTMAGQFSADIWTAIWAGIIVAFPYILFEMWKFISPGLYEKERKNSRGFIFIASFLFFLGVLFGYYVVAPLSINFLGTYSVSDVVKNEFDLSSYISTLRSSVIACGIIFELPIIIYFLTKIGLVTPEILKKYRKIALVIVLILSAVITPPDVASQIVVSIPIIILYQVSIYISGYVIRKDLKKEAKRKKNA from the coding sequence ATGGCAAAGAAAAAAGACACCGTAGATATGTCATTTTTAGACCATCTAGAAGAGTTACGCTGGCACTTAATCCGTTCCACGTTAGCAGTACTAATTGTAAGCTCAGTAGCTTTTGCTTTTAGCCGTTATATTTTTGACTGGGTAATTTTTGCACCTAGTAAAATGAATTTTGTCACCTACCGATTCTTTTGTGATATTGCTAAGTTTTTTAATTTTACGTCTGATTTCTGTGCTGAAGAATTACCATTTACCATACAAAGTAGAACCATGGCGGGCCAGTTTTCTGCTGATATTTGGACCGCAATTTGGGCCGGAATTATTGTCGCATTTCCGTATATTTTATTTGAAATGTGGAAGTTTATTAGTCCTGGACTCTATGAAAAAGAACGCAAAAACTCTAGAGGTTTTATTTTTATAGCTTCTTTCTTATTTTTCTTGGGCGTATTATTTGGTTATTATGTTGTAGCTCCTTTATCTATTAACTTTTTAGGAACTTATTCGGTCAGTGATGTGGTTAAAAATGAATTTGACCTTAGTTCCTACATCTCAACCTTAAGATCATCTGTAATTGCTTGTGGTATTATATTTGAACTACCTATTATCATCTATTTCCTAACAAAAATAGGATTAGTTACCCCTGAAATATTAAAAAAATATCGAAAAATAGCACTAGTAATTGTTTTGATTTTATCTGCGGTAATCACGCCTCCAGATGTTGCTAGTCAAATAGTAGTCTCTATTCCTATTATTATCTTATACCAAGTAAGTATTTATATCTCAGGATATGTGATTCGAAAAGATTTAAAAAAAGAAGCAAAAAGAAAGAAAAATGCCTAA
- a CDS encoding KpsF/GutQ family sugar-phosphate isomerase — MKNNTAILDIARRTIENEANAIQNLSSLLDANFANTINHILNSTGRIIISGIGKSALIASKIVATLNSTGTPAIFMHAADAIHGDLGTVQENDTVICISKSGNTPEIKMLVPLIKKTGNTLIAMTGNLDSVLAKQSNYILNTFVEKEACPNNLAPTTSTTAQLVMGDALAVCLLELRGFSSKDFAKFHPGGSLGKRLYLRVSDIVENNMKPQVTVNSDVKQVIVEISAKMLGVTAVLENNKIVGIVTDGDIRRMLNKYDDIKGLTARDIMSANPKTIENDALAVKALELMQAKNISQLISIENGTYKGIVHIHNLINEGIL; from the coding sequence TTGAAAAATAATACTGCGATACTTGACATAGCAAGAAGAACCATAGAAAATGAAGCTAATGCCATTCAAAATTTATCTTCATTATTAGATGCTAATTTTGCGAATACTATCAATCATATATTAAATTCTACAGGGCGAATTATTATTTCTGGAATTGGAAAAAGTGCTTTAATTGCTTCAAAAATAGTTGCAACACTTAATTCTACCGGCACTCCCGCTATATTTATGCATGCTGCTGATGCAATTCATGGCGACTTAGGCACCGTCCAAGAAAATGATACTGTTATTTGCATTTCTAAAAGTGGCAATACTCCTGAAATAAAAATGCTTGTTCCTTTAATAAAAAAAACTGGAAATACGCTTATTGCCATGACTGGAAATTTAGATTCGGTACTGGCTAAACAATCAAATTATATTCTAAATACTTTTGTAGAAAAAGAAGCTTGCCCCAATAATTTAGCACCAACAACAAGTACAACAGCGCAATTAGTGATGGGCGATGCTTTAGCTGTTTGCCTTTTAGAATTACGCGGGTTTAGCAGTAAAGACTTTGCAAAATTCCATCCTGGGGGCTCTCTTGGCAAAAGACTCTACCTTCGCGTTTCTGATATTGTTGAAAATAACATGAAGCCACAAGTAACCGTTAATTCTGACGTTAAACAGGTCATCGTAGAAATTTCTGCAAAAATGCTGGGAGTAACTGCGGTCTTAGAAAATAATAAAATTGTGGGTATCGTTACCGATGGAGACATTCGTAGAATGCTTAACAAGTATGACGACATAAAAGGACTCACTGCTCGTGACATCATGTCTGCGAATCCTAAAACTATAGAGAATGATGCTCTTGCTGTTAAAGCTTTAGAATTAATGCAAGCCAAAAACATATCTCAACTTATTTCAATAGAGAATGGTACTTATAAAGGTATTGTTCATATACATAATTTAATCAACGAAGGAATTTTATAA
- the recQ gene encoding DNA helicase RecQ, translated as MSLSEIDLHSSLKKYFGFSEFKGLQESVITSILEGKNCFVVMPTGGGKSLCYQLPALMQEGTAIIVSPLIALMKNQVDAIRGISSEHGIAHVLNSSLTKTEIKQVKSDITSGITKLLYVAPESLTKDEYVEFLQSVKLSFVAVDEAHCISEWGHDFRPEYRNLRSIISRLDDTIPIIGLTATATPKVQEDIIKNLGITDADLFKASFNRPNLFYEVRPKTQNIEADIIRFVKQNTGKSGIIYCLSRKKVEELAQILQVNGVSAVPYHAGFDTKTRSKYQDMFLMEGVDVVVATIAFGMGIDKPDVRFVIHHDIPKSIESYYQETGRAGRDGGEGHCLAFYSYKDIEKLEKFMSGKPVAEQEIGNALLQEMVAYAETSMSRRKFILHYFGEHFDDVTGDGALMDDNTKNPKQKEEAKDDLVKVIQVVQGTMEKFKSKEIVKVLTGKVNAIIASHKTDEKPFFGIGDDRDKEHWMALVRQGLVAGYLRKEIEQYGILHVTPKGAEFAKNPVSFMMTKDHVYNQAADDAIVSAAKSSGGVTDEALLKVLKDLRKKQGQKLEVPPFVIFQDPSLQDMALKYPITLEELVNIHGVGEGKAKKYGKPFVDFIKKYVEENDITRPDDLIVKSTGANSALKLYIIQNVDRKLPLDDIASAKGIAIPELIKEMEQIVYSGTKLNITYWVDDVLDEDQQEELHDYFLEADSDNIDLALKEFDGDYEDEDLRLYRIKFISEVAN; from the coding sequence ATGAGTTTGAGTGAAATTGATTTGCATTCCTCACTAAAAAAATATTTTGGATTTTCAGAGTTCAAAGGACTTCAAGAAAGTGTAATTACAAGTATTCTTGAGGGTAAAAATTGTTTTGTTGTAATGCCAACCGGCGGTGGAAAATCGCTTTGTTACCAACTTCCTGCATTAATGCAAGAAGGTACTGCAATAATAGTTTCCCCACTTATTGCGTTAATGAAAAACCAAGTAGATGCCATTCGTGGTATTTCGTCAGAACATGGCATTGCTCATGTTTTGAATTCTTCATTAACAAAAACAGAAATAAAACAGGTGAAAAGCGATATTACTAGTGGTATCACTAAATTGCTTTATGTAGCACCAGAATCATTGACTAAAGACGAGTATGTTGAGTTTTTACAATCTGTAAAACTATCATTCGTTGCTGTTGATGAGGCGCACTGTATTTCTGAATGGGGTCATGATTTTAGACCTGAATATCGAAATTTAAGAAGTATTATTAGTCGTTTAGATGATACAATTCCTATTATAGGACTTACGGCAACTGCGACCCCTAAAGTGCAGGAGGATATTATAAAAAATTTAGGTATTACAGATGCTGATTTATTTAAGGCATCATTTAATAGGCCTAATTTATTTTATGAAGTACGGCCTAAAACCCAAAATATAGAAGCGGATATTATACGTTTTGTCAAACAAAATACTGGTAAATCGGGTATAATTTATTGTCTGAGTAGGAAAAAAGTAGAAGAGTTAGCTCAAATACTACAAGTAAATGGCGTAAGTGCGGTACCATATCACGCTGGTTTTGATACTAAAACACGATCAAAATATCAAGATATGTTCTTGATGGAGGGTGTAGATGTTGTGGTGGCAACCATTGCTTTCGGTATGGGGATAGATAAACCAGATGTTAGGTTTGTTATTCACCATGATATTCCTAAAAGTATAGAAAGTTATTACCAGGAAACGGGTAGAGCAGGTAGAGATGGTGGTGAAGGTCATTGCTTGGCTTTTTATTCTTATAAAGATATTGAGAAGTTAGAAAAATTTATGTCTGGAAAACCTGTTGCCGAACAGGAGATTGGTAATGCATTGTTACAAGAAATGGTAGCTTATGCAGAAACTTCTATGTCTAGGAGAAAGTTTATTCTGCATTATTTTGGGGAACATTTTGATGATGTGACAGGAGATGGAGCTCTAATGGATGACAATACAAAAAATCCGAAACAGAAAGAAGAAGCTAAAGATGATTTGGTTAAAGTGATTCAAGTGGTACAGGGTACCATGGAAAAATTTAAATCTAAAGAAATCGTAAAAGTACTTACAGGAAAAGTAAATGCTATTATCGCTTCACATAAGACAGATGAAAAACCATTTTTTGGTATAGGAGACGATAGAGACAAAGAACATTGGATGGCATTAGTGCGCCAAGGTTTGGTAGCTGGGTATTTGCGTAAAGAAATTGAGCAATACGGAATACTACATGTGACACCTAAAGGGGCAGAATTTGCAAAAAATCCAGTTTCTTTTATGATGACGAAGGATCATGTGTACAATCAAGCAGCAGATGATGCTATTGTTAGTGCCGCAAAAAGTAGTGGTGGCGTAACAGATGAAGCTTTGCTTAAAGTGTTAAAAGATCTTAGAAAGAAGCAAGGTCAGAAATTAGAAGTCCCTCCTTTTGTTATTTTCCAAGATCCATCTTTACAAGATATGGCGCTAAAGTATCCTATAACTTTAGAAGAACTTGTAAATATTCATGGAGTAGGAGAAGGTAAAGCAAAAAAATACGGAAAGCCTTTTGTAGATTTTATTAAAAAATATGTCGAGGAGAATGATATTACTCGCCCTGATGATTTAATCGTTAAGAGTACAGGAGCCAATTCTGCTTTAAAATTGTATATCATCCAGAATGTAGATCGTAAACTACCTTTAGATGATATTGCTTCGGCAAAAGGAATCGCTATTCCTGAGTTGATAAAAGAGATGGAACAAATTGTGTATAGTGGTACCAAACTAAATATTACCTATTGGGTAGATGATGTACTAGATGAAGATCAGCAAGAAGAACTGCATGACTACTTTTTAGAAGCAGATTCTGATAACATAGATTTAGCCTTAAAAGAGTTTGATGGCGATTATGAAGATGAGGATCTTAGATTGTATCGCATCAAATTTATTAGTGAAGTAGCCAATTAA
- the thiS gene encoding sulfur carrier protein ThiS translates to MISIVVNEKRMGIEENSNVIHLLNHLKATQDGIAVAINSMVISKDFWKYEILFENDVVLIIKATQGG, encoded by the coding sequence ATGATTTCTATTGTTGTAAACGAAAAAAGAATGGGCATCGAAGAAAATTCGAATGTTATTCACCTTCTTAATCACCTCAAAGCCACTCAAGATGGTATTGCTGTTGCTATTAATAGCATGGTTATTTCTAAAGATTTCTGGAAGTATGAAATTCTTTTCGAGAATGACGTAGTTCTAATTATCAAGGCTACACAAGGCGGATAA
- the thiC gene encoding phosphomethylpyrimidine synthase ThiC yields the protein MKSKDTAPKNEKLTTQPFPNSKKIYVAGKLHPQLKVAMREIALSDTKDSLTGKLTPNESVTVYDTSGPYTDPDKSINVHQGIERIREQWILDRGDVQQLNSFTSEYCNQRLNDKSLDHMRFSLLKKPMRAQDGKNVTQLHYAKKGIITPEMEYIAIRENQRMEEMTEIAKQHKGEHFGASIPNKITAEFVREEVARGRAVIPSNINHPEAEPMILGRNFLVKINANIGNSAVTSSIEEEVEKAVWACRWGADNIMDLSTGQNIHETREWIIRNSPVPVGTVPIYQALEKVNGVAEDLTWEIFRDTLIEQAEQGVDYFTIHAGVLLRYVPMTAKRVTGIVSRGGSIMAKWCLAHHKESFLYTHFEDICEILKQYDVAFSLGDGLRPGSIADANDEAQFAELETLGELTKIARKHEVQCFIEGPGHVPMHMIKENMEKQIELCDEAPFYTLGPLTTDIAPGYDHITSGIGAAMIGWFGCAMLCYVTPKEHLGLPNKQDVRTGVITYKLAAHAADLAKGHPGAQHRDNALSKARFEFRWEDQFNLGLDPELAREYHDETLPADGAKVAHFCSMCGPKFCSMKISQEVRDFAAEHDIVDNEVIQKGMDEKSKEFKEKGSEVYL from the coding sequence ATGAAAAGCAAAGACACCGCACCAAAAAACGAAAAGCTAACGACACAACCTTTTCCAAATTCAAAAAAGATTTATGTAGCAGGTAAATTGCATCCACAATTAAAAGTGGCCATGCGAGAAATTGCACTGAGTGATACTAAAGATTCTCTTACAGGCAAGCTTACACCAAATGAATCTGTTACAGTTTATGATACTTCTGGCCCTTATACCGATCCAGATAAATCTATAAATGTACATCAAGGTATTGAAAGAATCCGTGAGCAATGGATTTTAGACCGTGGAGATGTACAGCAATTAAATAGCTTTACTTCTGAGTATTGTAACCAACGGCTAAATGACAAAAGCCTAGATCATATGCGTTTTTCACTTTTAAAGAAGCCAATGCGTGCTCAGGATGGTAAAAATGTTACCCAATTACACTACGCAAAAAAGGGAATTATTACTCCAGAGATGGAATATATTGCTATTCGTGAGAACCAACGTATGGAGGAAATGACGGAGATAGCAAAACAACATAAAGGAGAACATTTTGGAGCATCTATACCTAATAAAATTACAGCAGAATTTGTTCGTGAAGAAGTCGCTAGAGGTAGAGCCGTAATCCCTTCAAATATTAACCATCCAGAAGCAGAGCCCATGATATTAGGGCGTAACTTCTTGGTAAAAATAAATGCCAATATTGGTAATTCTGCCGTAACCTCTTCCATTGAGGAAGAAGTAGAGAAAGCCGTTTGGGCATGCCGTTGGGGAGCAGATAATATTATGGACTTATCTACGGGTCAAAATATACACGAAACTCGGGAATGGATTATCCGTAATTCTCCAGTACCTGTAGGAACGGTGCCTATTTATCAAGCATTAGAAAAAGTAAACGGAGTAGCGGAAGACCTTACATGGGAAATTTTTAGAGATACACTTATAGAGCAGGCAGAGCAAGGAGTAGATTATTTTACCATTCATGCGGGTGTTCTTTTACGCTATGTGCCCATGACTGCTAAACGTGTTACAGGAATTGTTTCTCGTGGTGGGTCTATTATGGCAAAATGGTGTTTAGCGCATCATAAAGAAAGTTTCTTGTATACACATTTCGAAGATATTTGCGAAATACTAAAACAATATGATGTAGCTTTTTCTTTAGGAGATGGTTTACGTCCTGGTTCTATTGCCGATGCTAATGATGAGGCGCAGTTTGCGGAACTAGAAACATTGGGAGAACTAACTAAAATTGCACGTAAGCACGAAGTACAATGTTTTATAGAAGGTCCTGGTCACGTGCCAATGCATATGATTAAAGAAAATATGGAGAAACAAATAGAACTTTGTGATGAAGCTCCTTTCTATACTTTAGGTCCCTTAACTACAGATATTGCTCCGGGTTATGATCATATTACTTCTGGTATTGGTGCTGCAATGATTGGCTGGTTTGGTTGTGCAATGTTGTGTTATGTAACGCCAAAAGAGCATTTGGGCTTACCCAATAAGCAAGATGTACGTACGGGAGTAATTACGTATAAGTTAGCGGCACATGCAGCAGATTTGGCAAAAGGACACCCAGGAGCACAACATAGAGATAATGCCTTATCAAAAGCACGATTTGAATTCCGATGGGAAGATCAGTTTAATCTAGGTTTAGATCCGGAATTAGCGCGCGAATATCACGATGAAACCTTACCAGCAGATGGTGCAAAAGTGGCCCATTTTTGTTCTATGTGCGGACCAAAATTCTGTTCTATGAAAATATCGCAAGAAGTAAGAGATTTTGCAGCAGAACATGATATTGTAGATAACGAAGTCATTCAAAAAGGGATGGATGAAAAGTCTAAAGAGTTTAAAGAAAAAGGATCAGAAGTGTATTTGTAA
- a CDS encoding thiamine phosphate synthase, with amino-acid sequence MIVLIAPEEDIANEIEILNQLFEEGLTCYHFRKPNKSYQEHSDYLNQIASKYHNRIVVHFHHELVNEFSLKGIHFQEQKRIDHIDNPGQYFKPLDMYGKTISSSFHDPEVLNACEFEFDYHLLSPVFSSISKKGYEGKGFDVNHIEKRIIGMGGVTKDNIAEMHRLGFKGVGVLGGIWNSVSPVAEFKAMQAYYSKNK; translated from the coding sequence ATGATAGTTCTTATTGCACCAGAAGAAGATATTGCTAATGAAATTGAAATTTTGAATCAACTTTTTGAGGAAGGTTTAACCTGTTATCATTTTAGAAAACCTAACAAAAGCTATCAAGAGCATAGTGATTATTTAAATCAAATAGCATCAAAATACCATAATCGTATTGTGGTTCATTTTCATCACGAATTAGTTAATGAATTCAGTTTAAAAGGGATTCACTTTCAGGAACAAAAAAGAATAGACCATATAGATAATCCTGGGCAATATTTTAAGCCCTTAGATATGTACGGAAAAACGATTAGTTCTTCTTTTCATGATCCAGAAGTGTTAAACGCTTGTGAGTTTGAGTTTGACTATCACTTATTAAGTCCTGTGTTTTCTTCAATCTCTAAAAAAGGATATGAAGGCAAAGGTTTTGATGTGAATCATATTGAAAAAAGAATCATAGGTATGGGGGGTGTTACTAAAGACAACATTGCAGAAATGCATCGATTAGGTTTTAAAGGTGTGGGCGTTTTAGGAGGAATTTGGAATAGCGTGTCGCCAGTAGCAGAATTCAAAGCAATGCAAGCGTATTATAGCAAAAATAAATAG
- the thiE gene encoding thiamine phosphate synthase → MQLPNLHYISQGETPQEHLKNIKSACTAGATLVQLRLKNLSPKKVLKFASEAKEITDHYQTRLIINDHYRIAKEVKADGVHLGRTDTCPSIARKYLESWQIIGGTANTISDCNALIAKNVDYIGVGPYHFTKTKESLSPILGLEGYAAILEKLKTTIPIIAVGGITVTDVPEILKTGVYGVAVATAITKDFNTITLFKKILEKSDIEEQVWKPKQTV, encoded by the coding sequence ATGCAATTACCTAATTTACACTACATCTCTCAAGGAGAAACCCCTCAAGAGCATTTAAAAAATATAAAAAGTGCTTGTACTGCAGGAGCAACTTTGGTACAATTAAGGTTAAAAAATTTAAGCCCGAAGAAGGTTTTAAAATTTGCGAGCGAAGCCAAAGAGATTACAGATCATTACCAAACACGATTAATAATTAATGATCATTATAGAATAGCAAAAGAGGTAAAAGCAGATGGTGTTCATTTAGGAAGAACAGATACGTGCCCTTCTATAGCACGAAAGTATTTAGAAAGCTGGCAAATTATTGGAGGCACTGCAAATACAATTAGTGATTGTAATGCGCTGATTGCAAAAAATGTAGATTATATTGGTGTAGGGCCTTATCATTTTACAAAAACAAAAGAAAGTCTGAGTCCTATTCTTGGCCTTGAAGGCTATGCGGCTATACTTGAAAAACTAAAAACAACTATTCCAATAATAGCTGTTGGTGGTATAACGGTTACGGATGTTCCTGAAATTTTAAAAACAGGAGTTTATGGTGTTGCAGTGGCAACAGCCATTACAAAAGACTTCAATACAATTACACTTTTTAAAAAAATATTAGAAAAATCTGATATTGAAGAACAGGTGTGGAAACCAAAACAAACGGTATAA
- a CDS encoding thiazole synthase encodes MIDLLHIADKKFTSRLFTGTGKFSSSQKMKEAILASESELITVALKRVDLECESDDLLSYLSHDNISLLPNTSGVRTAKEAVFAAQLSREALNTNWIKLEIHPDPRYLLPDPIETLKAAEELVKLGFVVMPYIHADPVLCKRLEDVGVQCVMPLGAPIGSNKGIKTEDFLKIIIEQSNIPVIVDAGIGAPSHAAYAMELGADAVLVNTAIAVSQNPVMMGHAFKLAVDAGRMAYLAKLAPIKEQAEASSPLTSFLN; translated from the coding sequence ATGATTGATTTACTTCATATAGCAGATAAAAAATTTACCTCAAGACTATTTACAGGTACAGGTAAGTTTTCAAGTTCTCAGAAAATGAAAGAAGCTATTTTAGCTTCCGAGAGTGAGCTGATAACGGTTGCTTTAAAACGTGTGGATTTAGAATGCGAATCTGATGATCTTCTAAGTTATTTAAGCCATGATAACATAAGTTTATTGCCGAATACTTCTGGAGTCCGTACCGCAAAAGAAGCTGTTTTTGCCGCACAATTATCAAGAGAAGCGCTTAACACTAATTGGATAAAATTAGAAATTCATCCAGACCCTCGTTATTTATTACCAGACCCTATAGAAACTTTAAAAGCAGCCGAAGAATTAGTAAAACTAGGTTTTGTTGTTATGCCATATATACATGCGGACCCAGTTTTGTGCAAGCGTTTAGAAGATGTTGGGGTGCAATGTGTAATGCCTCTTGGAGCTCCTATAGGTAGCAATAAAGGAATAAAAACAGAAGATTTTTTAAAAATCATTATAGAACAAAGTAATATTCCTGTGATTGTAGATGCAGGAATAGGTGCGCCATCACACGCAGCATATGCCATGGAACTGGGAGCCGATGCTGTTTTGGTAAATACAGCGATAGCCGTTTCTCAAAACCCAGTAATGATGGGGCATGCTTTTAAACTAGCCGTTGATGCAGGAAGAATGGCTTACCTAGCAAAACTTGCACCTATCAAAGAACAAGCTGAAGCGAGTAGTCCATTAACATCATTCTTGAACTAA
- the thiH gene encoding 2-iminoacetate synthase ThiH, with protein MSFKTIFKQYDWNTLEKEIYEVTTAEVAQVLQKEKIALEDFKALISPAAKPFLEQMAQRSNQLTKKRFGNTIQMYIPMYLSNECQNICTYCGFSMTNKIPRKTLTDAEILKEVAKIKSLGYDHILLVTGEANKTVGVSYIKHAIELIKNNFSNISMEVQPLDQEEYEALVAAGLYAVLVYQETYHEATYKVHHPKGKKSNFQYRLDTPDRLGKAGIHKIGIGALFGLEDWRVDSFYTALHLRYLQKTYWKTKYSISFPRLRPFEGDVAPKVEMTDSDLVQLICAYRLLDEDVELSMSTRESEKFRDHIIHLGITSISAESKTNPGGYSVAPQSLEQFEISDERSTAEIKAMIQSQGYEVVFKDWDKAYS; from the coding sequence ATGTCTTTCAAAACTATATTTAAGCAATACGATTGGAATACCTTAGAAAAGGAAATCTATGAGGTTACCACAGCTGAGGTTGCGCAAGTACTTCAAAAAGAAAAGATAGCATTAGAAGATTTTAAAGCGTTGATATCTCCCGCCGCAAAACCTTTTTTGGAGCAAATGGCACAGCGAAGCAATCAGCTTACAAAAAAACGCTTTGGAAATACAATTCAAATGTATATTCCCATGTATTTATCAAACGAATGTCAGAATATTTGTACCTATTGCGGATTTAGCATGACCAATAAAATTCCAAGAAAAACCTTAACGGATGCTGAGATTTTAAAAGAGGTAGCCAAGATTAAAAGCTTAGGATATGATCATATTTTGTTAGTTACTGGGGAGGCTAATAAAACGGTAGGAGTTTCGTATATAAAGCATGCTATCGAATTGATAAAAAATAATTTTTCCAATATAAGCATGGAGGTGCAACCGTTAGACCAAGAGGAATATGAAGCCTTAGTAGCTGCAGGCCTATATGCTGTTTTGGTATATCAAGAAACGTATCATGAAGCCACCTATAAAGTACATCACCCGAAAGGGAAAAAGTCAAATTTTCAATATCGTTTAGATACTCCAGATAGATTAGGAAAAGCAGGAATTCATAAAATAGGTATTGGTGCTTTATTTGGATTAGAAGATTGGCGTGTAGATAGTTTTTATACGGCTTTGCATTTACGGTATTTGCAAAAGACCTATTGGAAAACAAAATATTCTATTTCTTTTCCACGATTACGACCTTTTGAAGGTGATGTAGCCCCTAAAGTAGAAATGACAGATTCAGATTTAGTGCAATTAATTTGTGCGTATCGCTTGCTCGATGAAGATGTGGAGTTATCTATGTCTACCCGGGAAAGCGAAAAATTTAGAGATCACATTATTCATTTAGGCATTACGTCTATCAGTGCAGAATCTAAAACCAATCCTGGAGGGTATAGTGTAGCGCCACAATCCTTAGAGCAGTTTGAAATTTCTGACGAGCGTTCTACTGCAGAAATAAAAGCAATGATTCAATCTCAAGGATATGAGGTTGTATTCAAAGATTGGGATAAAGCCTATTCTTAA
- a CDS encoding S66 peptidase family protein, which produces MKSRRTFFSNIIGVSVVSLLPFSIFANVKQHKKTIESIKPKRLKKGDTIGLIAPGYAVKPEVLEKAKETLIKMGFVPYHTERILWNHGYFSNTDTERADDVNEMFANPNIDGILCARGGYGCTRIMHLLEYELIKNNPKVLVGFSDITALANGIYSETGLITFHGPVGSTLDDDYSIQQLENVIIHPENQLLIKNAVLKDEVLLNNPEFDRYTITTGKATGKLVGGSLTLINALIGTPHEIDFTDAIVFIEDVEEAPYRIDRMLTQLIEGATFKNAAAIMIGVCNGCDKPVSSGGFTLKEVILDRIKPMNIPAAYGMSFGHVKNNMTLPIGIKATFDADKMTLKLQEKSVL; this is translated from the coding sequence ATGAAATCTCGCAGAACTTTTTTCAGTAATATTATAGGTGTTTCAGTAGTGTCGCTCCTACCCTTTTCTATTTTCGCCAACGTAAAACAGCATAAAAAAACGATAGAAAGTATTAAACCTAAGCGTCTTAAAAAAGGGGATACCATTGGTTTAATTGCTCCGGGTTATGCGGTAAAGCCTGAGGTCTTAGAAAAAGCAAAAGAAACACTGATTAAAATGGGCTTTGTTCCATACCATACGGAGCGTATACTCTGGAACCACGGTTATTTTAGCAATACCGATACAGAACGCGCTGATGATGTTAACGAAATGTTTGCCAACCCTAATATAGACGGAATTTTATGTGCTCGAGGCGGATACGGTTGCACAAGAATTATGCATCTTCTGGAGTATGAGCTAATCAAAAACAACCCAAAAGTACTTGTGGGATTTAGTGATATTACCGCATTAGCCAATGGCATATATTCCGAGACCGGACTTATTACTTTTCATGGCCCAGTGGGGAGCACTTTAGACGATGACTATTCCATTCAACAATTAGAGAATGTAATCATCCATCCTGAAAACCAGCTCCTCATAAAAAATGCTGTTCTTAAAGACGAGGTACTTTTAAACAATCCGGAGTTTGATCGGTATACGATTACCACAGGAAAAGCTACGGGTAAATTGGTAGGAGGAAGTTTAACTCTCATCAATGCGTTGATTGGTACACCACATGAAATAGATTTTACCGATGCTATTGTTTTTATAGAAGATGTAGAAGAAGCTCCGTACCGAATAGATCGGATGCTTACCCAATTAATTGAAGGTGCTACGTTTAAAAATGCAGCCGCTATCATGATTGGTGTTTGCAATGGCTGTGATAAACCAGTTTCTTCCGGAGGCTTTACCCTTAAAGAAGTTATTTTAGACCGAATTAAACCTATGAATATTCCTGCGGCCTACGGTATGAGTTTTGGTCACGTGAAAAACAACATGACACTTCCTATTGGCATTAAGGCCACTTTTGATGCGGATAAAATGACGCTGAAACTACAGGAAAAATCCGTGCTGTAA